The genomic region TGGGAGCGGGCTTGCCCGCGATGGGGCCATCAACTGCGCTGAATTATTTGGACCCGGACTTCAGCTTGAGATACGACTGACGCAAGTCCGATGCCCAGCCATCGATCACCGGTTTGACGTCATTCGCCGTCATCGCCTGGGTGTCATTTTCCAACGGCTTGCCGGTGCCTTTGCGCACCACTTGCGCGACGACCTTGTTATTCGCGCCATCGAGGAACACCGCTTCGGTGGCCAGAGTGGTTTCCTGATCGCGGATACCGCTGGCGGTGCTGACCGCTGCGGCGACCAGAGCGATCGGAATCACCTCATACGCATGCAGGCCTTCGGTCTTGCTGCTCACGGCGGTGATCGCCGCACGCACCACAATCACGCCTGGGCCCGGGCCGGTGGCTAGCGGCAAGTCTTTACCGATCTCACGTTTGAGCGCCTGATCGTAGTAGGAGGTGATGCCATTGAGGGTTTGCTGGGAGATCTTCGCGGTCGGTTGCGGTTTCGGGTAGAGCTGGGTTGGCTCGATATAAACGCTGGTGAATTTCTTGATGTCGACCTTCGGATCGATCCAGCGCATGACCTCGGCACCGGACGGAGATTTGGCTTCCTTGAGCTGGCTGTAGTCTTTGAGAAAGCCTGAGTACTCTTTCGGGTCGACGGTTTTGCTGGAACAACCCACCATTGCGACGGTGGCAATGCA from Pseudomonas tensinigenes harbors:
- a CDS encoding DUF3313 domain-containing protein, with translation MKLAVMMGTLCIATVAMVGCSSKTVDPKEYSGFLKDYSQLKEAKSPSGAEVMRWIDPKVDIKKFTSVYIEPTQLYPKPQPTAKISQQTLNGITSYYDQALKREIGKDLPLATGPGPGVIVVRAAITAVSSKTEGLHAYEVIPIALVAAAVSTASGIRDQETTLATEAVFLDGANNKVVAQVVRKGTGKPLENDTQAMTANDVKPVIDGWASDLRQSYLKLKSGSK